The Drosophila innubila isolate TH190305 chromosome 3R unlocalized genomic scaffold, UK_Dinn_1.0 2_E_3R, whole genome shotgun sequence genome has a segment encoding these proteins:
- the LOC117789848 gene encoding uncharacterized protein LOC117789848 — protein sequence MSPNNNGISNKPENPNEFLAIPKWINEEYFRPIIEKDVMDFVSIKNFTPIAATHPGDNYTSVMVRVFVDIETKDGSEQKLSYILKTMLESDKGGDLIAGMNLFPKEKQMYQVHIPNFVRLYKEAGVDIELAPKCVHIDESPEGITLVLEDLKRQNFENVDRLKGFDMEHMRRVIRKVAELHAASAVTYEQNGPYDEMYYQSMHTESNRKLFEGMGEMRQEQYIKAMREWQLPDVEEYIANLPSPTEFFDKGINLNKVDEDEFNCLNHGDLWCNNIMFSKDRTLLVDLQVGKWGTPAQDLWYMITTSPSLDIKVKEFDHFIQIYHTRLVECLKLLKYSKPIPTLRELHVMMIKYGDWGTITASGVLEVVLMPSDKDSNINMMLAPGPEGDAFRYKVMTNPYYVKAMLQLYPFLRNKGLV from the exons ATGTCACCCAACAACAACGGTATTTCAAATAAGCCTGAAAATCCTAACGAGTTTCTCGCCATTCCAAAGTGGATAAATGAAGAATATTTTCGTCCTATTATTGAGAAAGATGTAATGGACTTTGTGAGCATTAAGAATTTTACACCCATCGCTGCAACTCATCCAGGTGATAACTACACATCTGTCATGGTTCGTGTGTTTGTGGATATAGAGACCAAAG aTGGCAGTGAGCAGAAGCTTTCCTACATTCTAAAGACGATGTTGGAATCAGATAAGGGAGGTGATCTTATAGCTGGAATGAATTTGTTTCCCAAGGAAAAGCAGATGTACCAGGTGCACATACCCAACTTTGTCAGGCTCTACAAGGAGGCAGGCGTGGACATTGAACTAGCACCCAAATGTGTTCATATTGATGAAAGTCCTGAAGGCATAACCCTCGTGTTGGAAGATTTGAAACGGCAGAATTTTGAGAATGTTGATCGTCTCAAAGGATTCGATATGGAGCATATGCGTCGTGTGATTCGTAAAGTTGCTGAATTGCATGCCGCATCTGCCGTGACCTACGAGCAAAATGGACCCTATGACGAGATGTACTATCAATCCATGCATACAGAAAGCAATCGCAAATTATTCGAGGGAATGGGTGAAATGAGACAAGAGCAGTACATTAAGGCAATGCGCGAATGGCAACTTCCGGATGTGGAGGAATATATTGCAAATCTTCCATCGCCAACAGAATTTTTCGATAAAGGAATTAATCTAAACAAAGTCGACGAAGACGAGTTTAATTGCTTAAATCATGGAGATCTATGGTGTAACAATATAATGTTCTCTAAAGATCGGACTCTGCTTGTCGATTTGCAAGTTGGAAAATGGGGAACACCCGCCCAAGATCTTTGGTATATGATAACAACATCGCCATCGCTGGACATTAAGGTCAAGGAATTCGatcattttattcaaatctaTCATACACGCTTGGTAGAATGTCTGAAATTGCTGAAGTACTCCAAGCCTATTCCCACTTTGAGAGAACTGCACGTCATGATGATTAAATACGGCGATTGGG GTACAATAACGGCATCAGGTGTATTAGAAGTCGTACTGATGCCATCTGATAAAGATTCCAATATAAACATGATGCTGGCACCGGGACCTGAAGGTGACGCTTTTCGTTATAAGGTTATGACTAATCCATATTATGTCAAGGCTATGCTCCAATTATATCCTTTCCTTAGAAACAAAGGTCTTGTATAA
- the LOC117789849 gene encoding uncharacterized protein LOC117789849 produces MPPNNSNESRKLENPNEFLVIPKWINEDYFRPIIEKDVKDFRSIKNFTPIAATQPGDNYTSVMVRVIVDIELKDSSEQQVSYILKTTLEMDKGGDLVAGMNLFPKEKQMYQVHIPNFVRLYKEAGVDIELAPKCVHIDESPEGITLVLEDLKQQNFENVDRLKGFDMEHMRRVIRKVAELHAASAVTYEQNGPYDEMYSRSLYSESNRHMFEGLGKMRHQQYIKAMREWPLPDVEEYIANLPSPTEFFDKGIKLNSVDENEFNCLNHGDLWCNNIMFSEDRTLFVDLQVGRWGSPAQDLWYMITTSPSLDIKVKEFDHFIQIYHTRLVECLKLLKYSKSIPTLREIHVMMIKYGDWGPITMSGVLVAVLMPSDKDSSINMMMAPGPEGDAFRYKTFINPYYVKAMVQLYPFFKNKGII; encoded by the exons ATGCCACCCAATAACAGCAACGAATCAAGAAAACTCGAGAATCCCAACGAGTTTCTCGTCATTCCTAAGTGGATAAATGAAGACTATTTTCGTCCTATAATCGAAAAAGATGTGAAAGACTTTCGAAGCATCAAAAACTTTACGCCGATCGCTGCCACACAGCCAGGTGATAACTACACATCTGTCATGGTTCGTGTGATTGTTGATATAGAGCTCAAAG ATTCCAGCGAACAACAAGTTTCATACATATTGAAGACAACGCTAGAAATGGACAAGGGGGGTGACCTTGTAGCTGGAATGAATTTGTTTCCCAAGGAAAAGCAGATGTACCAGGTGCACATACCCAACTTCGTCAGGCTCTACAAGGAGGCAGGCGTGGACATTGAACTAGCACCAAAATGTGTTCATATTGATGAAAGTCCTGAAGGCATAACCCTCGTGTTGGAAGATTTGAAACAGCAGAATTTTGAGAATGTTGATCGTCTCAAAGGATTCGATATGGAGCATATGCGTCGTGTAATTCGTAAAGTTGCAGAATTGCATGCCGCATCTGCCGTGACCTACGAGCAAAATGGACCCTATGACGAGATGTACTCTCGATCTTTGTATTCAGAGAGCAATCGTCACATGTTTGAGGGATTAGGTAAAATGAGACACCAGCAGTACATTAAGGCAATGCGCGAGTGGCCACTTCCGGATGTGGAGGAATATATTGCAAATCTTCCATCGCCAACAGAGTTTTTCGATAAAGGAATTAAGCTAAACAGTGTGGACGAAAACGAGTTTAACTGCTTAAATCATGGAGATCTATGGTGTAACAATATAATGTTCTCTGAAGATCGGACTCTGTTTGTCGACTTGCAAGTCGGAAGATGGGGATCTCCCGCCCAGGATCTTTGGTATATGATAACCACATCGCCTTCGCTGGACATTAAGGTCAAGGAATTCGatcattttattcaaatctaTCATACACGCTTGGTAGAATGTCTGAAATTGCTGAAATATTCCAAGTCCATTCCCACTTTGAGAGAAATACACGTCATGATGATTAAATACGGCGATTGGG GACCAATAACGATGTCAGGAGTGTTGGTAGCCGTATTGATGCCATCTGATAAGGATTCCAGTATAAATATGATGATGGCACCGGGACCAGAAGGTGACGCTTTTCGTTATAAGACTTTTATTAATCCCTACTACGTCAAGGCTATGGTTCAACTCTATCCTTTCTTTAAAAACAAGGGTATTATATAA
- the LOC117792521 gene encoding uncharacterized protein LOC117792521, producing the protein MSQANGNVESKDSNLPPWLPRISLENAVRAQIGDFEKILSVTPQCSSAGDNYSTLMIRLLVEVELIDHSAKSVSFVLKTQHNNEVMAAILNKLKLFQKEEQMYHNILPKFEKLYADAGKTIQFAPKAFKIDQDLGEDYVLLEDLHPKSFKNGNRLAGLNLEHMQQVLEKLAAFHAASACYVEHYGMFSEDFTVGVFSETNRQLLQEFNASGAFLAQLKKWKNAEKIYDKLANSDEYLVDRLLQNQQVSMKEFNVLNHGDCWNYNIMFQYDAFGKIKETLFVDFQVGKYGSPANDLYYLILSSAAPDIKIAKFDYLVRYYFDHLIDNLKLLQYHRPLPKLKNLHAALLRNGLAAYMVVSKVLPVVMLEKTDNGNLENCQNDDSKVKAAMYTNQKYVQIMTDLLPWLDNRGLLDWK; encoded by the exons ATGTCGCAAGCAAATGGAAACGTCGAGTCAAAGGACTCAAATCTGCCGCCTTGGTTGCCTAGAATTTCGTTGGAGAATGCTGTCCGCGCCCAAATTGGCGACTTTGAGAAGATACTCTCCGTAACGCCTCAGTGCAGCAGTGCTGGTGACAACTACTCCACACTGATGATCCGTTTGCTAGTGGAAGTCGAGCTGATCG ATCACAGCGCAAAGAGtgtgtcttttgttttgaagACTCAACATAACAATGAGGTAATGGCCGCCATACTTAATAAGCTCAAACTCTTCCAGAAGGAGGAGCAAATGTACCATAACATATTGCCCAAATTCGAGAAACTCTATGCGGATGCGGGCAAAACCATTCAGTTTGCTCCAAAAGCCTTTAAGATTGATCAAGATTTGGGCGAAGACTACGTGTTGCTCGAGGATTTGCATccaaaaagttttaagaaCGGCAATCGCTTGGCTGGATTGAATCTGGAGCATATGCAGCAGGTGCTGGAGAAGTTGGCTGCCTTCCATGCTGCCTCTGCTTGCTATGTGGAGCATTATGGTATGTTCAGTGAGGATTTCACAGTGGGTGTCTTCAGTGAGACCAACCGACAGCTGCTGCAGGAGTTTAATGCTTCGGGAGCATTTCTAGCGCAGCTCAAGAAGTGGAAAAATGCCGAAAAGATCTACGATAAGCTG GCCAATAGTGATGAGTATTTGGTGGATCGTCTGCTGCAGAATCAGCAGGTTTCGATGAAAGAGTTCAATGTACTCAACCATGGCGACTGTTGGAACTATAACATCATGTTTCAATATGATGCGTTTGGCAAGATTAAGGAAACGCTCTTTGTTGACTTTCAAGTTGGCAAATATGGCTCCCCAGCGAATGATTTGTATTATCTGATTCTTTCCTCGGCAGCTCCAGATATTAAAATAGCCAAGTTTGATTATCTCGTGCGATACTATTTTGATCATTTGATCGACAATCTTAAGCTATTGCAATACCATCGTCCATTGCCAAAATTGAAGAACCTACATGCGGCCTTATTGCGCAATGGATTGGCTg CCTACATGGTTGTCTCTAAGGTACTCCCAGTTGTTATGCTAGAGAAGACCGACAATGGCAATCTGGAGAACTGTCAAAACGATGACTCCAAAGTGAAGGCTGCGATGTACACGAATCAGAAATATGTTCAGATAATGACAGACCTGTTGCCATGGTTGGATAATCGCGGTCTACTCGACTGGAAGTAA